In one window of Syngnathus typhle isolate RoL2023-S1 ecotype Sweden unplaced genomic scaffold, RoL_Styp_1.0 HiC_scaffold_23, whole genome shotgun sequence DNA:
- the LOC133146991 gene encoding uncharacterized protein LOC133146991 has protein sequence MPLEQCLAKVRDGCKPWEAFIWIFVIFGFTVVGTVCYMRIGPVFIKHTTPDSSPGVSTVPDLPVVSAVSDSPDVFTISDYEFYKLCSTDNDPRHSRDSSVGSRYCPWDDVASRRHRREVSSIRPTFKHCTPALVHDGISCVPWRIANAYLHSLAFTVAPNTASTITVPLKSLKGTRQGWLTTGDKWPGYWWYLTVNPDISDWSAFITSQVPGYWPPGSSEEAVFFAKRITLKNQGSSLLLTVTLPDDTVRPPHATLLNTSCWGFQLWAWSSGKDPQFPIVLCVNKTMRGADSPVLSDFSKTSGAVITSVALTDVDSHFVASTGMSGQTNNWLLMAEQAANVTNTSCVVCMGPRPLLRIIPASVAPECAIFVMSTPSIPSAHPCSSWDKVYPVSSLAKSKPLFSTDVAKGNFTCIKLPGTGASLGVLSAPLCTSLFYGAAFFSPIARSDIWFWCNTDKLYDSLPFNSSGTCALVTLLLPVLLMPASTHELDVFIDSFVPRPWSRAKRSAEWQGAADPTYIDAIGVPRGVPDEYKLVNQIAAGFESSICWWCTLNKNVDRINYIHYNVQRLGNWTEAGFRAVHSQLAATSLMAFQNRMALDMLLAKEGGVCAMFGRL, from the exons atgccgttggaacaatgtcttgcgaaggtgcgggatggttgcaaaccttgggaagcattcatttggatttttgtcatttttggtttCACTGTAGTTGGGACAGTGTGCTATATGCGCATCGGCCCTGTTTTTATAAAACACACGACTCCAGACAGTTCACCTGGAGTTTCCACTGTTCCTGATTTACCTGTAGTTTCCGCTGTTTCTGATTCACCTGATGTTTTTACTATTTctgattatgagttttacaaacTTTGTTCGACGGATAACGATCCTAGGCACAGTCGCGATAGTTCCGTTGGTTCCCGATATTGTCCATGGGATGATGTTGCTTCGCGTAGACATAGGCGTGAGGTCTCGTCCATTAGGCCCACCTTTAAACACTGCACGCCTGCTCTCGTTCACGACGGTATTTCCTGCGTGCCATGGCGCATAGCCAACGCGTACCTACATTCATTGGCGTTCACCGTGGCCCCAAACACGGCTTCCACTATCACCGTGCccttgaagagtttgaaagGTACCCGACAAGGCTGGCTcactacgggtgacaaatggcctgggtattggtggtatttgactgTCAATCCAGACATTTCGGACTGGAGCGCCTTCATCACCTCGCAGGTACCAGGTTACTGGCCTCCTGGCTCCAGTGAagaagctgtgttttttgctaaacGTATCACTTTGAAGAACCAAGGCTCAAGCCTTCTTTTGACCGTTACACTCCCTGATGACACGGTTCGGCCCCCTCACGCTACCCTGCtcaatacttcctgttggggttttcagttgtgggcttggtcctctgggaagGATCCTCAGTTTCCTATTGTCCTTTGCGTTAACAAAACTATGCGGGGCGCTGACAGTCCCGTGTTGAGCGACTTTTCCAAAACATCTGGGGCAGTGATTACGAGCGTGGCCCTCACCGATGTAGacagtcactttgtggcctccacaggtatgagtggccagactaacaattggctcctcatggccgagcaagctgctaatgtgactaacaccagttgcgttgtgtgtatgggcCCACGGCCCCTCTTGAGAATCATTCCCGCGAGTGTGGCTCCTGAGTGTgcgatttttgtgatgtctaccccttccattccgtctgctcatccttgctccagttgggacaaggtctatcccgtttcctccttggcaaagtccaaaccccttttttccactgatgttgctaaaggtaatttcacgtgcatcaagttgcccggtaccggcgcaagcctaggcgttttgtcagctcctttgtgcacttccctgttctatggcgctgcctttttctcacccatcgctcgtagtgatatttggttttggtgcaacactgacaaactttatgatagtctcccttttaatagctctggtacttgcgctttggtgacccttttgcttcccgttttATTAATGCCCGCATCTACTCATGAGCTAGacgtttttattgattcttttgtgccccgaccctggtcgagggctaagcggagtgccgagtggcaaggcgcggcggatccgacctatatagatgccattggagttcccagaggagtgccggatgagtataagctggtgaaccagatagcagctggtttcgaatcctccatttgttggtggtgcacccttaacaaaaatgttgacaggatcaattacatccactacaacgtgcagaggcttggaaattggaccgaggcgggcttcagagcggtccactcccagctggccgcgacttccctcatggctttccagaaccggatggcccttgacatgctactcgctaaggagggcggtgtctgcgccatgttcg gacgactttga